In Gymnogyps californianus isolate 813 chromosome 1, ASM1813914v2, whole genome shotgun sequence, the following are encoded in one genomic region:
- the TEX33 gene encoding testis-expressed protein 33, with protein MDQGVLLEVPTSPAPDVTESDTVLANITSVEPEEGKKEHLPQGLCPSRQRTSQRSSSRASWKISKGPVAQGTAKNSTSIKSQASPSAKHVQTKKQSKQSLQAKTPPMQSLHSRRLEREDTSATEDPIVGHEPGGRNSTYHLSAIARQREAEDTKSASDAKEPVAGQHQTLRSRGPGSSRKTVKASYEKAKETCSRLSAKESLASLGPDLKAEWKLLLEKRNSLIHANSKYKFASADELTSDEEERQALCKAALIMGQKRLSDRTEMLKNSLNSMSFADYNQLGFNLRSNIFQGGPLESRSLMKDSYTPDIIQKAIRDPKNWHGRRTDELGKWHQKNALNLNLQKALEDKYGKKKGKP; from the exons ATGGACCAG GGTGTGTTGTTAGAGGTTCCAACTTCTCCTGCACCTGATGTGACAGAAAGTGACACTGTGCTGGCCAACATTACTTCAG tggaacctgaggaagggaaaaaggagcaTCTTCCGCAAGGCTTATGTCCCAGCAGACAGAGAACATCCCAAAGGAGCTCCAGCAGAGCCTCCTGGAAGATCTCCAAGGGCCCAGTGGCTCAGGGAACAGCAAAGAATTCCACATCTATTAAATCCCAGGCATCTCCTTCTGCAAAGCATGTTCAGACtaaaaaacagagcaaacagaGTCTCCAGGCCAAAACTCCCCCCATGCAGAGTCTTCATTCAAGAAGACTTGAAAGAGAAGATACTTCTGCCACCGAAGACCCAATAGTGGGGCATGAGCCAGGAGGGAGGAACAGCACTTACCACCTGTCTGCAATAGCcaggcagagggaggcagaagaCACCAAATCCGCCTCAGATGCCAAAGAACCAGTAGCAGGCCAGCACCAAACACTGAGGTCTAGAGGGCCTGGATCTTCCCGGAAGACCGTCAAAGCTAGCTACGAAAAAGCCAAGGAGACCTGCAGCAGATTAAGTGCCAAAGAGTCCTTAGCATCATTAGGGCCAGATTTGAAAGCAGAATGGAAGCTCcttctggagaagagaaacagcttGATCCATGCTAACAGCAAATATAAATTTGCCAGTGCAGATGAACTTACCAGCGATGAAGAG GAACGGCAAGCTCTGTGCAAGGCAGCATTAATCATGGGACAGAAAAGACTCAGCGACCGTACTGAAATGCTAAAAAACTCCTTGAACTCTATGTCTTTTGCTGATTACAACCAGCTGGGTTTTAACCTGAGATCAAATATCTTCCAAG GTGGCCCGCTGGAGAGCCGAAGCTTGATGAAAGATTCCTACACCCCTGATATAATTCAGAAGGCAATCAGGGATCCCAAGAATTGGCACGGAAGGAGGACTGATGAGCTAG GGAAATGGCATCAGAAAAATGCCCTAAACCTTAACCTGCAGAAAGCATTGGAGGACAAATAcgggaagaaaaaaggcaagccTTAG
- the MPST gene encoding 3-mercaptopyruvate sulfurtransferase: MSQQLLYRALVSAKWLSEAIKSQQAGLALRIVDASWYLPKMKRDPKREFEERHIPGAVFFDIDQCSDRTSPYDHMLPKADDFAEYVGKLGVGNDSHVVVYDGSDQGLFSAPRVWWMFRAFGHEAVSLLDGGLKNWQREGNALSSGKSQVAPSEFHASLDKSLVKTYEDILDNMDSHRFQLVDARAAGRFRGVEPEPRDGIEPGHIPGSMNMPFTDFLTESGLEKTPEQIRSLFQEKKVDLLKPVVATCGSGVTACHVALGAYLCGKPDVAVYDGAWVEWYMRAQPENIISEGKGKTV, encoded by the exons ATGTCGCAACAACTGCTCTACCGTGCTTTAGTGTCTGCAAAATGGCTTTCAGAAGCCATCAAGTCCCAGCAAGCTGGTCTGGCCTTGAGAATCGTGGATGCATCCTGGTATTTGCCGAAGATGAAGCGTGACCCAAAGCGGGAATTTGAGGAGCGCCATATCCCTGGTGCAGTTTTCTTCGACATTGACCAGTGCAGTGATCGTACTTCACCTTACGATCACATGCTGCCCAAGGCTGATGACTTTGCTGAGTATGTGGGGAAGCTCGGTGTAGGGAATGATTCCCATGTTGTGGTGTATGATGGCAGCGACCAAGGTCTCTTCTCAGCACCCCGGGTGTGGTGGATGTTCCGGGCCTTCGGACATGAAGCCGTCTCCCTTCTGGATGGTGGCCTGAAGAACTGGCAGCGGGAGGGGAATGCACTGAGCTCTGGGAAAAGCCAGGTAGCTCCTTCCGAGTTCCATGCCTCCTTGGACAAGTCGCTGGTGAAAACGTACGAGGACATCTTAGATAACATGGATTCCCACCGCTTCCAACTAGTGGATGCGCGCGCTGCAGGACGGTTCCGGGGAGTAGAGCCAGAGCCCCGAGATG GAATTGAGCCTGGTCACATCCCTGGGTCGATGAACATGCCCTTCACCGATTTCCTCACAGAGTCAGGCTTAGAGAAGACCCCTGAGCAGATCCGCAGTCTGTTCCAGGAGAAGAAGGTGGACCTCCTAAAGCCGGTGGTAGCCACGTGTGGCTCTGGGGTCACTGCCTGCCATGTGGCTCTGGGGGCGTACCTCTGTGGCAAACCAGATGTTGCTGTGTACGATGGGGCCTGGGTGGAATGGTACATGCGGGCACAgcctgaaaatattatttctgagggaaaggggaagacaGTGTAA
- the TST gene encoding thiosulfate sulfurtransferase isoform X2 codes for MAPQVLGRALVTAKWLSEAVRAGRVGTNLRVLDASWYPPQERNARQEFKERHIPGASFFDIEECRDQSSPYNFMLPSESHFADYVGRLGVSNDTHVVVYDGDKLGTFYAPRAWWMFRAFGHKEVSVLNGGFKNWVKEGHPVTAEVSQPAPAIFKAKLNTALLKTFEEMMQNVGSLRFQVVDSRPEGQFRGTELDQGNGGLESGHIPGAVNIPFHSFLTETGHEKSIEEIQQIFREKEVDLSKPLAATCRKGVTACHIALAAYLCGKRDVAVYDGSWSEWFHRAPPRYKVSELKRNKA; via the exons ATGGCGCCGCAGGTGCTCGGCAGGGCGCTGGTCACCGCCAAATGGCTCTCGGAGGCCGTGCGGGCCGGGCGAGTGGGGACGAACCTGCGGGTACTGGATGCCTCCTGGTACCCGCCGCAGGAGCGAAATGCCCGGCAGGAGTTCAAGGAGAGGCACATCCCCGGGGCGTCCTTCTTCGACATCGAGGAGTGCCGGGACCAGTCCTCCCCCTACAACTTCATGCTGCCCAGCGAGTCCCACTTCGCCGACTACGTGGGGCGCCTGGGGGTCAGCAATGACACCCACGTGGTGGTATACGACGGGGACAAGCTGGGCACCTTCTATGCCCCCCGCGCCTGGTGGATGTTCCGGGCCTTCGGGCACAAGGAGGTCTCCGTGCTGAACGGCGGTTTCAAGAACTGGGTGAAGGAGGGCCACCCTGTCACGGCGGAGGTCAGCCAGCCTGCCCCGGCCATCTTTAAGGCCAAACTGAACACAGCCCTGCTGAAGACCTTCGAGGAGATGATGCAGAACGTGGGGTCCCTGCGGTTCCAGGTGGTGGATTCCCGCCCTGAGGGCCAGTTCCGGGGGACCGAGCTGGACCAAGGTAATGGAG GGCTGGAATCTGGTCACATCCCTGGCGCTGTGAACATACCCTTCCATTCATTCCTAACAGAAACTGGCCATGAGAAGAGTATTGAGGAGATCCAACAAATATTCCGTGAGAAGGAAGTGGATCTCTCAAAGCCACTGGCGGCCACGTGCCGCAAAGGTGTCACGGCATGTCACATTGCCTTGGCAGCCTACCTGTGTGGCAAGCGTGATGTGGCTGTTTATGATGGTTCCTGGTCAGAGTGGTTCCACCGTGCCCCACCTCGCTACAAGGTCTCTGAGTTGAAGCGCAACAAGGCCTAG
- the TST gene encoding thiosulfate sulfurtransferase isoform X1 codes for MAPQVLGRALVTAKWLSEAVRAGRVGTNLRVLDASWYPPQERNARQEFKERHIPGASFFDIEECRDQSSPYNFMLPSESHFADYVGRLGVSNDTHVVVYDGDKLGTFYAPRAWWMFRAFGHKEVSVLNGGFKNWVKEGHPVTAEVSQPAPAIFKAKLNTALLKTFEEMMQNVGSLRFQVVDSRPEGQFRGTELDQGLESGHIPGAVNIPFHSFLTETGHEKSIEEIQQIFREKEVDLSKPLAATCRKGVTACHIALAAYLCGKRDVAVYDGSWSEWFHRAPPRYKVSELKRNKA; via the exons ATGGCGCCGCAGGTGCTCGGCAGGGCGCTGGTCACCGCCAAATGGCTCTCGGAGGCCGTGCGGGCCGGGCGAGTGGGGACGAACCTGCGGGTACTGGATGCCTCCTGGTACCCGCCGCAGGAGCGAAATGCCCGGCAGGAGTTCAAGGAGAGGCACATCCCCGGGGCGTCCTTCTTCGACATCGAGGAGTGCCGGGACCAGTCCTCCCCCTACAACTTCATGCTGCCCAGCGAGTCCCACTTCGCCGACTACGTGGGGCGCCTGGGGGTCAGCAATGACACCCACGTGGTGGTATACGACGGGGACAAGCTGGGCACCTTCTATGCCCCCCGCGCCTGGTGGATGTTCCGGGCCTTCGGGCACAAGGAGGTCTCCGTGCTGAACGGCGGTTTCAAGAACTGGGTGAAGGAGGGCCACCCTGTCACGGCGGAGGTCAGCCAGCCTGCCCCGGCCATCTTTAAGGCCAAACTGAACACAGCCCTGCTGAAGACCTTCGAGGAGATGATGCAGAACGTGGGGTCCCTGCGGTTCCAGGTGGTGGATTCCCGCCCTGAGGGCCAGTTCCGGGGGACCGAGCTGGACCAAG GGCTGGAATCTGGTCACATCCCTGGCGCTGTGAACATACCCTTCCATTCATTCCTAACAGAAACTGGCCATGAGAAGAGTATTGAGGAGATCCAACAAATATTCCGTGAGAAGGAAGTGGATCTCTCAAAGCCACTGGCGGCCACGTGCCGCAAAGGTGTCACGGCATGTCACATTGCCTTGGCAGCCTACCTGTGTGGCAAGCGTGATGTGGCTGTTTATGATGGTTCCTGGTCAGAGTGGTTCCACCGTGCCCCACCTCGCTACAAGGTCTCTGAGTTGAAGCGCAACAAGGCCTAG